The genomic region CTTTCTATAGCTATGCCATGGCAGATGGTATCTTTAATTATCTGTTTGATAATAAATATGGGCTAATTTATAAAACTAAACCCAAAATCCCTGATAGCCAGCTATCTATAATTTGGGAGGAAAATTGAGGAAACTTCAGTCATATTTAAATAATCAATAATCAATAAATAAACGTAGTGGGAAACGAAATAGTTCTAATATTCGAATCTATTCACAAAGTTTTAAAAGCTGAAAAATTATTGATAGAGGCAAAATTGAAACTTGAGATAATTCCCACTCCAAGAGATTTATCATCGAATTGTGGAATGGCTATCAGGCTTAAAAAAGATGAAAATAACATTAATAAAATCGGAGAAATATTAGAAAAATTCCGCATAGCTTATAAAATATTTGACAGATAGAAAATTTATGAAATTCGATTTACTAAAAAATATTGAAAATGGTGGATGTTCGGCAAAATTGCCTGCCAAAGAATTATTTGCTGCACTAAAAGATCTGCCGAAAATTGATTGCAAAAATTTGCTCGTAGATATTGAAACGCATGACGATGCCGGGGTTTATAAAATTAGCGATGAAATTGCACTGATTCAAACAGTCGACTTTTTTCCGCCGGTTTGCTCCGACCCGTTTGAGTTTGGGCAAATTGCAGCAGCAAATGCTCTGAGCGATGTTTTTGCAATGGGAGGTAAAGTGCTTACCGCAATGAATTTACTGATGTTTCCTGCAAAT from Bacteroidota bacterium harbors:
- a CDS encoding DUF3343 domain-containing protein — its product is MGNEIVLIFESIHKVLKAEKLLIEAKLKLEIIPTPRDLSSNCGMAIRLKKDENNINKIGEILEKFRIAYKIFDR